The following are from one region of the Primulina eburnea isolate SZY01 chromosome 17, ASM2296580v1, whole genome shotgun sequence genome:
- the LOC140817897 gene encoding uncharacterized protein, with protein sequence MKLYAKFSKREFWLDRVAFLGNIISSNGVEVDPSKVEAVKEWSIPKSVTEIRIFLGLAGYYRKFIQGFPSIAVHLTSLTKKIAKFIWGSECQDSFVKLKQALISMPVLSTPSGQGEYVLYTDASKLDALSSKATVITQLSLQRPLQSKIQRFEFTVYAKVEAPNLSTLSVQLALRDRISYGKSTDEQLQKWRARDEAKGRKLYSEVDDSDDCLRDLIMKKADDSTYSIHPGCTKMYKDLQLLYWWPCMKRDILRFVTECLTCQQVKAGHHRPAGNLSHFLFPSGNGTILLRTFLWDYRRLLRDSMPYG encoded by the exons ATGAAGCTTtatgcaaaattcagcaagcgtgagttttggcttgatagagtggctTTCTTAGGCAACATTATTTCTAGTAATGGCGTTGAAGtcgatccaagtaaagttgaggcagtgAAAGAGTGGTCAATACCGAAGAGTGTTACCGAGATTCGCattttcttgggactagctggctattatcGCAAATTTATTCAAGGATTCCCATCCATTGCAGTACATTTGACATCCTTGACTAAGAAGATTGCAAAGTTTATTTGGGGATCTgagtgtcaagacagttttgttaagttgaagcaagccttgatatcaATGCCGGTTTTATCTACGCCGTCTGGGCAAGGAGAATATGTCctttataccgacgcttctaaacttg acgcATTGAGTAGTAAAGCAACAGTTATTACTCAATTATCACTTCAAAGACCGTTGCAGTCCAAGATACAACGGTTTGAGTTTACAGTTTATGCTAAGGTTGAGGCCCCTAATCTTTCCACACTATCAGTACAGTTGGCCTTGAGAGATAGAATTAGTTATGGGAAGTCTACCGATGAGcaattgcaaaagtggagagcaagagatgaagccaagggccggaaGTTATATTCAGAGGTGGATGATAGTGACGATTGTTTGAGAGATCTTATTATGAAGAAAGCTGATGACTCAACTTATTCCATTCATCCGGGAtgcacgaagatgtacaaagatctgcaattattatattggtggccgTGTATGAAAAGAGACATTCTGCGTTTTGTGACCGAATGTTTGACATGTCAACAAGTCAAAGCAGGGCATCATAGACCAGCAGGAAACTTAAgccacttcctattcccgagtggaaatgggacaATATTACTAAGGACTTTTTTGTGGGATTACCGAAGACTATTAAGGGATTCAATGCCATATGGATGA